One window of the Thermococcus sp. P6 genome contains the following:
- a CDS encoding prenyltransferase/squalene oxidase repeat-containing protein, with the protein MGSKLYEIGRFVNVDSVIRYVEKRRHDDGGYCFVSVLDETNINDTYYAVRIYDLLGMEVPEKEKTIEFLHDSLKPQQATVALAMGMEALGILGAGDLALEKIELLSEKYDPLNGKFAVGLGGSEEFGTSTPLEATYWIMRAFNAIGYKIEGDVREKIRDFVMGFKRGDGFGLKQPTTTMTYQALFSLNALGYKALKTQHFKRCEVYGGFTEVPYSLPPYLEPTFYAIRGMRLIGEKPRYVKAHINFIRALQNPNGGFRRSLEMGISNFQNTYRALKALSELV; encoded by the coding sequence ATGGGCTCGAAGCTTTACGAAATCGGAAGGTTCGTTAACGTCGACTCCGTTATCCGTTACGTTGAGAAGAGACGCCACGACGATGGCGGGTACTGCTTCGTCTCCGTTTTGGACGAAACGAACATAAACGACACTTACTATGCCGTCAGGATTTATGATCTCCTCGGGATGGAAGTCCCGGAGAAGGAGAAGACGATTGAATTTCTCCATGATTCCCTGAAACCCCAGCAGGCTACCGTGGCACTGGCAATGGGCATGGAAGCTCTTGGAATTCTGGGTGCAGGGGATCTGGCCCTCGAGAAGATTGAACTGCTTTCTGAGAAGTACGATCCTTTAAACGGGAAGTTCGCCGTGGGCCTCGGCGGGAGCGAGGAGTTCGGAACGTCAACACCGCTGGAGGCGACCTACTGGATTATGAGGGCATTTAATGCCATAGGCTACAAAATCGAAGGGGACGTTAGGGAAAAAATCAGGGACTTTGTAATGGGCTTTAAACGGGGGGATGGGTTTGGGCTTAAACAGCCAACGACCACCATGACGTATCAGGCATTGTTCTCGTTGAACGCACTGGGATACAAAGCCTTAAAGACCCAGCATTTTAAGAGATGCGAGGTGTATGGAGGCTTTACGGAAGTTCCGTACTCCCTTCCCCCGTATCTGGAGCCCACTTTCTATGCCATCCGTGGTATGCGTCTCATAGGGGAGAAACCCCGTTACGTAAAGGCGCATATCAACTTTATACGAGCCCTTCAGAATCCCAATGGAGGGTTCAGGAGATCCCTTGAAATGGGAATCTCAAACTTTCAGAACACGTACAGGGCCCTTAAGGCGCTGAGCGAGCTGGTTTGA
- a CDS encoding peptidase M54, which yields MEFIAFTYTENFTENGPVKEVIFDVFEMVNHFFKENDLPIRFVYVGKMKLEPGYLITIRTPEGNVRAYPLEVLVEVLHARLLNKIENTGIRMSRIFALTAFPLVSRNPYFDFYEKFLGIQETILKLRVMLLSIKPFEPPGLSELLRRAGSGNLSKEERELMGRKLRLFKNRLVKGVLHEVGHGFGLSHCNNNCVMNPPSSMEEWDSRMLGYCDSCFIDLKRAVEWSGR from the coding sequence ATGGAGTTCATAGCCTTCACCTACACGGAAAACTTCACGGAGAACGGGCCGGTAAAAGAGGTCATCTTTGATGTATTCGAGATGGTTAACCATTTCTTTAAGGAGAACGACTTACCCATCAGGTTCGTTTACGTCGGAAAGATGAAGCTGGAGCCCGGTTACCTCATAACCATACGCACCCCGGAGGGAAACGTCAGGGCCTATCCCCTGGAGGTTCTCGTGGAAGTTCTTCACGCCAGACTCCTCAACAAGATAGAGAACACGGGCATAAGAATGAGCAGGATATTCGCCCTCACCGCCTTCCCCCTCGTCTCCCGCAACCCCTATTTCGACTTCTATGAGAAGTTCCTCGGAATACAGGAGACCATCCTGAAACTGAGGGTGATGCTCCTCTCGATAAAACCCTTCGAACCGCCGGGGCTTTCGGAACTCCTGAGGAGGGCCGGGAGCGGGAACCTATCCAAGGAAGAACGGGAACTTATGGGGCGGAAACTACGCCTTTTCAAGAACCGTCTCGTCAAGGGAGTTCTCCACGAGGTGGGCCACGGTTTCGGCCTGAGCCACTGCAACAACAACTGCGTCATGAACCCGCCGTCGAGCATGGAGGAATGGGACTCCCGGATGCTCGGTTACTGCGATTCGTGCTTCATCGACCTGAAGAGGGCCGTTGAGTGGTCCGGGAGGTAA
- a CDS encoding DUF190 domain-containing protein, with product MVEVEHWNTLRLRIYIGENDHVNGRPLYKVIVEKLREMGIAGATVYRGIYGFGKKSRVHSADVIRLSTDLPIVVEAVDRGYKIERAIKEVKPMIKDGMMTVEPTIVVWVGPEREVREFEDVKEV from the coding sequence GTGGTTGAGGTGGAACACTGGAACACGCTTCGCCTCCGCATCTACATCGGCGAGAACGACCACGTTAACGGAAGGCCCCTCTACAAGGTGATAGTGGAGAAACTCAGGGAAATGGGAATCGCGGGGGCCACCGTTTACCGCGGAATCTACGGTTTCGGAAAGAAGAGCAGGGTTCACTCGGCGGATGTCATAAGACTCTCAACGGACCTACCAATCGTGGTGGAAGCCGTTGACAGGGGATACAAGATCGAAAGGGCGATAAAAGAGGTAAAGCCCATGATAAAGGACGGCATGATGACCGTCGAACCGACGATAGTCGTGTGGGTGGGCCCGGAGAGGGAGGTCAGGGAATTCGAGGATGTTAAAGAGGTTTGA
- a CDS encoding DUF6062 family protein, producing MDLIGIYLKEAIEEGVCPVCRILEKYENNLIEEILYEHVLDPEVDKSFKRSMGLCTYHAWKLKEVAYSNPLYGPLGVSMLYERVLSHYVTSLKEGDVGEEDECPLCLLGREKERNTIESIASRFDELFEVYKNSSALLCKKHFEMLYEYLREHDPPKAKRLKEVQIEKLESIDENLEKFISKFDYRSKEGPTDREEEAPLLAIYALRGSLIGANLHKVYKKRKRRLFRGGIFGD from the coding sequence ATGGATCTGATAGGAATATACCTAAAGGAAGCCATTGAGGAGGGTGTGTGCCCCGTATGCAGGATTCTGGAGAAGTATGAGAACAACCTCATAGAGGAAATTCTCTACGAGCATGTGCTCGATCCCGAGGTTGATAAGAGTTTTAAAAGGAGCATGGGGCTCTGCACGTATCATGCATGGAAACTCAAGGAGGTGGCATATTCAAATCCCCTATACGGCCCCCTTGGAGTGAGCATGCTCTACGAGAGGGTGCTCTCCCATTACGTAACCTCTCTGAAGGAGGGGGACGTGGGAGAAGAAGATGAGTGCCCTCTATGCCTTCTGGGCAGGGAAAAGGAAAGAAACACGATAGAATCCATTGCCAGCAGGTTTGACGAGCTCTTTGAGGTTTACAAAAACTCCAGCGCACTCCTCTGCAAAAAGCACTTTGAGATGCTTTATGAATATCTGAGGGAGCACGATCCTCCAAAAGCGAAGAGGCTGAAAGAGGTACAGATTGAAAAGCTTGAATCGATTGATGAAAATCTCGAGAAATTCATCTCAAAATTTGACTACCGTTCAAAAGAGGGCCCAACCGATAGAGAAGAGGAGGCACCGCTCCTGGCGATATATGCACTGAGAGGCAGCCTGATCGGGGCTAATCTCCATAAGGTGTACAAAAAGAGAAAAAGAAGGCTCTTTAGGGGTGGGATTTTTGGAGATTGA
- the coaBC gene encoding bifunctional phosphopantothenoylcysteine decarboxylase/phosphopantothenate--cysteine ligase CoaBC: MLHHVKLIHATKSKKLLGKKIVLAIPGSIAAVECVRLARELIRHGAEVHAVMSESAQKIIHPYAMEFATGNPVVTELTGFIEHVELAGEHERSAHLVLVCPATANTISKIACGIDDTPVTTVVTTAFSHIPIMIAPAMHSSMYRHPIVLRNIEKLRELGVEFIAPRLEEGKAKVATIEEIVYRVIRKLHPKTLEGKRVLVTAGATREYIDPIRYITNASSGRMGVALAEEADFRGAEVTLIRTKGSVPSFVENQIEVETVEEMLRAIEGELKAKKYDVVVLAAAVSDFRVREKAKAKIKSGRPLSLELEPTPKIIERVKELQPDVFLVGFKAESRDGEELVRAAREQIERVGSDLVVANTLEAFGSGENEVVIVGKDFVRKLPRMEKRELAEKIWDEIARRI; this comes from the coding sequence ATGCTTCACCATGTTAAGCTTATCCACGCCACCAAGAGCAAAAAACTCCTCGGAAAGAAGATCGTTCTGGCAATTCCGGGAAGTATAGCCGCTGTGGAGTGCGTCAGGCTCGCGCGCGAGCTGATAAGGCACGGTGCTGAGGTTCATGCGGTTATGAGCGAGAGCGCTCAAAAGATAATCCATCCCTACGCCATGGAGTTCGCAACCGGAAATCCTGTCGTTACAGAACTTACGGGCTTCATAGAGCACGTTGAACTGGCCGGAGAGCACGAGAGGAGCGCCCACCTCGTTCTGGTCTGTCCGGCCACTGCCAACACGATATCAAAGATCGCGTGCGGCATAGACGACACGCCCGTCACGACGGTTGTAACGACGGCCTTCTCCCACATACCGATTATGATCGCCCCCGCGATGCACTCGAGCATGTACAGACATCCCATAGTGCTCAGGAACATCGAGAAGCTCAGGGAACTCGGCGTTGAGTTCATCGCCCCGAGGCTTGAGGAGGGAAAGGCGAAAGTTGCGACGATCGAGGAGATAGTCTACCGCGTTATAAGGAAGCTCCACCCGAAAACGCTCGAGGGAAAGCGCGTTCTCGTCACGGCCGGGGCGACGAGGGAGTACATAGACCCGATACGCTACATAACCAACGCGAGCAGCGGCAGGATGGGGGTGGCGCTTGCAGAGGAGGCCGACTTCAGGGGGGCGGAGGTCACGCTCATCAGAACGAAGGGAAGCGTTCCAAGCTTCGTCGAGAACCAGATCGAGGTCGAGACCGTGGAGGAAATGCTCCGGGCCATAGAAGGTGAACTGAAGGCGAAGAAGTACGACGTCGTTGTCCTCGCCGCCGCCGTTAGCGACTTCCGGGTCAGGGAGAAGGCGAAGGCGAAGATAAAGAGCGGAAGGCCCCTGAGTCTCGAGCTCGAGCCAACGCCGAAGATAATAGAGCGTGTGAAGGAGCTCCAACCAGATGTCTTTCTGGTGGGCTTCAAGGCCGAGAGCAGGGACGGAGAAGAGCTCGTAAGGGCCGCGAGGGAGCAGATCGAACGGGTGGGAAGCGACCTCGTCGTGGCCAACACCCTCGAGGCCTTCGGGAGCGGGGAGAACGAGGTTGTTATTGTGGGGAAGGACTTCGTCAGGAAACTGCCGAGGATGGAAAAGCGCGAGCTCGCCGAAAAAATCTGGGACGAGATAGCCAGGAGAATATGA
- a CDS encoding mechanosensitive ion channel family protein: protein MVALKEPLPYVGITPIQLIYALVILVVGYIVAKMVVSIFRKGLKKTRLPELVVEFLARFLSALLYVAVLLLAVRALGIQTGSVVLGLSAVIGLILGFGLQDTLTNLAAGVWIAALRPIDVGEVVEVAGKTGKVNAVGIMSTELMTPDNTLITIPNKLVWGSVITNYTRMPTRRVDVDVGVAYGTDLDRAIKLAMDLMKNHPKVLDEPEPGVVITALADSSINLQLRAWAKTEDYWAVKGDLTKGIYELYTREGIEIPFPQLDVHVKEMAK from the coding sequence ATGGTGGCCCTTAAGGAGCCACTGCCCTACGTGGGGATTACTCCCATCCAGCTGATATACGCGTTGGTAATCCTCGTGGTGGGTTACATCGTAGCGAAGATGGTGGTAAGCATCTTCAGGAAGGGCCTTAAGAAAACAAGGCTCCCCGAACTCGTCGTTGAGTTCCTGGCAAGGTTCCTGAGCGCGCTCCTCTACGTGGCGGTGCTTCTGCTCGCCGTGAGGGCACTGGGGATCCAGACCGGCTCGGTGGTGCTGGGGCTCTCGGCCGTCATAGGCCTGATTCTGGGCTTTGGCCTGCAGGACACCCTGACGAACCTCGCCGCTGGCGTCTGGATCGCCGCGTTAAGGCCCATAGATGTGGGCGAGGTTGTTGAAGTCGCCGGAAAGACCGGAAAGGTAAACGCCGTTGGAATAATGAGCACCGAGCTGATGACCCCGGATAACACGCTGATAACCATACCCAACAAGCTCGTGTGGGGAAGCGTCATCACGAACTACACAAGAATGCCGACCAGAAGGGTTGACGTTGACGTGGGCGTCGCCTACGGGACTGACCTCGACAGGGCCATAAAGCTGGCGATGGACCTGATGAAGAACCATCCAAAGGTTCTCGACGAGCCTGAACCCGGCGTTGTCATAACAGCATTGGCCGATTCCTCGATAAACCTCCAGCTGAGGGCGTGGGCGAAGACGGAGGACTACTGGGCGGTCAAGGGCGATCTGACGAAGGGAATCTACGAGCTCTACACGAGGGAAGGAATAGAGATCCCGTTCCCGCAGCTCGACGTCCACGTGAAGGAAATGGCGAAGTGA
- the crcB gene encoding fluoride efflux transporter CrcB → MNVRIMIIIALGGALGALARYGISGILPLYKDFPVGTLAVNSTASLLLGYLYGLLFFGGEVSSNMRAFFGTGFCGALSTFSTFSYETFSMLREREYLLALLNVSANVIITIGLVFLGFVLARR, encoded by the coding sequence ATGAACGTCAGGATAATGATTATAATCGCCCTGGGAGGGGCTCTGGGAGCGCTGGCACGCTATGGAATATCCGGTATCCTCCCTCTCTATAAAGACTTTCCCGTTGGTACCCTGGCTGTGAACAGCACGGCGAGCCTGCTCTTGGGGTACCTCTACGGTCTTCTCTTCTTTGGCGGGGAGGTCTCATCGAACATGAGGGCGTTCTTTGGAACGGGCTTCTGCGGGGCACTGAGCACGTTCTCGACGTTCTCCTACGAGACCTTCTCCATGCTCAGAGAAAGGGAGTACCTGCTGGCCCTTCTGAACGTCTCAGCAAACGTTATAATAACCATAGGCTTAGTATTCCTCGGGTTTGTCCTTGCAAGGAGGTGA
- a CDS encoding aspartate/glutamate racemase family protein, whose protein sequence is MRKIGIIGGTTPESTCYYYRKYIEISREKFGPFTFPELLIYSINFGEFKNNPRGWEGRKEMLIKAAKALERAGADIIALSANTPHIVFPEVQASLKVPMVSIIDALIEELKRRGVKRVLLLGTKTTMTADFYRNALKEAGFEVVTPSKEEIDEIDRVIFEELAFENLKSKPYLVGLIERYVEEHGVEGVVLGCTELPLAIKSGDVSVEVFDTAEIHMRKLIEMAVDF, encoded by the coding sequence ATGAGGAAGATAGGCATAATCGGCGGAACGACGCCCGAATCGACGTGTTATTACTACAGGAAATACATCGAGATAAGCAGGGAAAAGTTCGGGCCCTTCACCTTTCCGGAGCTCTTGATTTACTCCATAAACTTCGGGGAGTTCAAGAATAACCCGAGGGGCTGGGAAGGGAGGAAGGAGATGCTCATAAAGGCCGCAAAGGCCCTTGAACGTGCTGGAGCTGACATCATCGCACTCTCCGCGAACACACCGCACATCGTTTTTCCGGAAGTTCAGGCATCTCTAAAAGTCCCTATGGTGAGCATAATAGATGCCCTCATCGAGGAGCTGAAAAGAAGGGGCGTTAAAAGGGTTCTCCTGCTCGGCACAAAGACGACCATGACGGCTGACTTCTACAGGAACGCCCTGAAGGAAGCGGGTTTTGAGGTTGTGACGCCTTCAAAGGAGGAGATTGACGAGATTGACAGGGTAATCTTCGAGGAGCTCGCTTTTGAGAACCTGAAGAGCAAACCCTACCTGGTTGGTCTGATTGAGAGATACGTGGAAGAGCACGGGGTTGAGGGCGTGGTACTCGGCTGCACCGAGCTTCCTCTGGCGATAAAGAGCGGTGATGTCTCCGTCGAGGTCTTCGATACCGCTGAGATCCACATGAGGAAGCTCATCGAGATGGCGGTTGATTTTTAA
- a CDS encoding MazG nucleotide pyrophosphohydrolase domain-containing protein, with protein MEIREFQEMIREIYFHKDSRRGIERTFLWFVEEVGELSEAVRKGNRDAMEEEFADVLAWLASLANLLGIDLEEAARKKYPGVCPYCGKKPCECEEKF; from the coding sequence ATGGAGATCCGGGAGTTTCAGGAAATGATCAGGGAGATCTACTTCCACAAGGACTCCAGAAGGGGCATCGAAAGGACGTTCTTATGGTTCGTCGAGGAAGTGGGGGAGCTGAGCGAGGCTGTAAGAAAGGGCAACAGAGATGCCATGGAGGAGGAATTCGCGGACGTTCTGGCATGGCTCGCGAGTCTGGCGAACCTTCTCGGGATAGACCTCGAAGAGGCCGCCAGAAAGAAGTATCCCGGCGTCTGTCCCTACTGCGGTAAGAAGCCCTGCGAATGCGAGGAGAAGTTTTGA